Within Desulfolithobacter dissulfuricans, the genomic segment CAGAGAGATATAGCGCACCTGGCGGTTGATCAGCCGGCGGCCGAAGAGCAGCAGCAGACCGAGCAAGATGGTGGCATCGGTGATGTACATCTGCGGAGCGCCGATCTGGAGAAAGCCGTCACTGGCCCCGAGGAAACTGACCCAGCCGGGTACCGGTTCCAGGAACAGCCGCATATGCCGCAGGACGATGACCAGAAAGCTGTAATGAAACATCAGGGCAAACAACCAGAGCCATTTGGACGACTCGTAGGTGAGCTTAGGGCCGCTGTGCACCTCGGCCTTGGTGTTGCGCCAAAGGGAGCGGAAAATCGTGATTTCCAGGAACATCCGGGCCACGACCTCGGAGGTTTTCACCGGAGCCTCAAGGCGGTCATACTTGATCCAGGGCAGAGAAAAGCCCTGACCACAGGTGGTTGGAATCTTGAAGGGGACAGGCGACCTGGCCCACTGGACCACCCGGTAGCAAAATCCCCCAAGGAAGAGCGCCATGGCCAGGTATGGAACTGCAATACCGAAAAAGTATTGCATACCCGGGATCTGCGACCCTATCCACGCAATCAACACCAAGGCAATGACTGCCGCCAACGGGAAGGTGTACTTCATCGATCACTCCCTCGCTTTCGAGTTTAACAGGTTTCTATGGATATGCGGTTAAAGCCGTGACGCAGTTCCGCTCGTTGCGGGACCTCGCCGGCTGGTGCACTGATGAACTGTTGGCCGAAATCAGGTAGCGTCCGGGACTTCCTGTACTTTACGCTTCAACAACGCCGAGGCACAGGGGGTGTCCGTCAGGACATAACTGCCGCTTTTCAACTCACGGATCCGCTGCTGGTACAACCGCTCGCGGCAATCCGTATAAATATCAAAGGCAGCAAGAGCTGCCCGGTCAACATCACAGTCAAAAGAATCAAGGTCGGCCAGCAGAGGACGGGTGTCTTTATCTCCCGCCAGGATCTGCCGCACGACCCATTTGAGTTCGAGGATTGGCGCAACCGCCTGCGCCGGGGTAAATTCCTGAACAGCCCGGATCCGGATGACCTGATCCAGGGAACTTGCATATTCATCCTGCGAGGCACCGGCTGTGAGCAGCTCAAAGAGTCTGGTGAGACCCTCGCGGATGTTTACTCCCACAGGGTTGGCAAAGGCATCCTGTGAGCTTTTGAAGAAACCGGGCGAAGCATAACTGTCCAGCACCCTGTCAATCCAGGTGGAAAGGATCTTATCCTTCTTGATTTTAAGTGCTTCGGCCAGCTGCATTCTGTTCAGTTCAATAGAGGTGATAATTCAAGAAAAATGAATGATGATTCACAGGGGCAAGCTCTATCATGATTGGCCCTTGATTTCAAGTGAAAAATGTTATCTCGCTGTTGAAGCTGTTTGTTCCTCAGTAACTTTTCCCTCCATCAGGTAGAGCGCCACCTGGACGAACGGATCCTCCTCCAGCTTGGCAGCCATGGATTTTTCTTCCTTATTTTCCGTAAATTCCTGCTCATGGTCCTCGGCCAGCAGCCCGGCGGCCCTTGCCTCCTCCCGGGCCTGTTCCAGTTCCCGGCGTTCTTTTTTCATTCCGGCAAGAAAAACAGCCACCCTGGTCTGCTCACTGCGGACCCGGGCCTTCTCTGTTTCTTCTCGGATAGCCTGGAACTTTTCACTTTTTTCCACCCAGACCGCCCCGAGGCTGCGGGCCCGCCCGATGTCGAAACGGGCACCCCGCCACTTGTGATAGCCAACGTTTTCCACCTGATCCGAGGGCAAGGCGTAGTCCATATACTTCTCGCCGCTTTTCAGGTAGTCAAGCCCCGAAGGTACCACCACGTCCGGAGTCACCCCCTGGAGTTGGGTGGACTTGCCGTTGACCCGGTAGAACTTCTGGATGGTCACCTTGAGCGCCCCCAGGTCGTCATACTTCTTCAGGTGAAGCAGGGGCAGGTTGCGGTTCAGGTCCATGATGGCCTGGACCACCCCCTTGCCATGGGTATGGGCTCCGCCGATGATCAGGGCCCGGCCATAATCCTGCAGGGCGGCGGCCAGGATCTCCGAGGCCGAAGCCGAGAACTGGTTGACCAGGACAATCATGGGGCCATCCCAGGCCACGTTGGTGTCCTCGTCCTCCAGGATCCGGATCATGCCCTGGGAGTTGCGGACCTGGACCACCGGTCCGCCGGGCAGGAAAAGACCGGATATTTCCACCGCGTCGGTGAGTGCCCCGCCGCCGTTGTTGCGCAGGTCAAGGATCAGGCCGCTGATCCCCTGTTCTTTGAGTTTGTACAGTTCCCGGCGCAGATCATCGGTGACATTGCGGCCTTTGCCGCCGTTACGGGTGGCGGAGAAGTCGCGGTAGAAACTGGGCACCCGGATATACCCGATTGGATCCTGTTTCGAATCCTTCAGGAGCGTCGACTTGACATAGGTCTCCTCGATCTGGACCACGTCCCGGACAATGGGGATGACCACCTTTCTCCCGTCCGGTTTCTGAACCGTGAGCCTGACCTCGGTCCCCTTGGGGCCGCGGATGTAACTGACCGCGTCGCGGATACGCATGTCGGTGATATCCACCGGGTCGCCATCCTTTTCGGCCACGCTCAGGATGATATCCTCAGCCTGGAGCTGTCCCTGGCGCTCTGCGGCGCTGCCCGGAATGATCCGCACCACCTTGATATGACCGTCATCCTCACGCAACAGAGCCCCGATCCCTTCCAGGGAGCCACTCATGTGGATATCGAAATCTTCCCTTGAGGTGGGTGCCATGTACGTTGTATGGGGATCAAAGGCCCGGGCCACTGCATCGAAATACCGGTTGTAATGCTCCTGCCTGGTCTCCTGCAGCAACCGGTGCAGGTAGGTATGATTCCGTTTTTTCACCTTGGCCATGGCCTGCTCCCAGAGCTCGGAATCGATAGCCCTGGATTCAGCGCTCTCGCTCTCCTGGAGTGCCGGTGTGCCATCTTCTCTGGTTTCCGCGGACCCTGCTTTCTTTACCTGCTCCTCCATCAGGTCGAGATAGGTCGAGAGCACCTGCATCTTGAGGATGCGACGCCAGCGGTCATAGAGAGCGTCGCGGTCAGCGGCCCACTGCCTCTTCTTGGGATCAACCTCCAGGTACTCTTCGCGGTTGGGGTCGAAGCCCTTGTCCATGATTTCGTCAATCCATTTATCCACCTGCTTGATCCGCTCGTTCAGAAGCTGCATGCCGGCATCGGGCAGGACCATGCGCCCACGGCGCAGTTCATCATCGATGTGATCGGCAAAGGCATCAAGCTGCTCCACGTCCGTCTTCAGGAGAAACCGCTTGCGCGGATCCAGCTGACGCAGGTAGAGATCATAAGCGTTGCGGGACAGGGTATCGTCGAGCGGTTTATGGCTGAAATGCTGGGCCGGCAGCTGCTGGCTGAGCATGTAGGCGATCAGGCGATTGCGGCCGGCATCGAATTCCAGCGGCAGTACCTTGGCAGCAACCGAGGTTGCCAGAAGGAAAAACAGCAGGCAGGTGATCCATGCCCGGTGGGCAGGAGACAGCGGCCGCCTTGAACGTAGTGCGTTATTCATGGTGTGTGGTTCCAGATGATTGCTTTTCAGTAGGGGCTGACGACCTTGGACGCGCTGGCCATGGACTGCATGATATCGTACATGTTGGATATGGCCCCGACCTTGATGGCGGCCTTGAGCTCGTAAAAGTCCAGGCAGGTGCCGCAGGCAAGTATCTCCACCCCCGCTCCTGCAGTTCCTGCAGGGCTTCCAGGGCGCCGGACTCACTGGTTACCAGCTTGACGCCAGCGTTGTAGAAGATAATCTTGGACGGCAGTGGATCGACGTTCTTTATGGTCTGGATATAGGTCTGCAGCAGGGCCCAGCCCAACTCCTCACTGCCGCGCCCCATGGTATCGGAGGCAATGACATAGACCAGACCGGAGCTGGTTTCCACCGGGCAGGTATAGTCCCGGGGATCGAACTCCCGGGTCCCGGCTCCATCCCCGCCTTTCAGGGTCAGCCTGAAACAGCCATCGCCACTCTCTACCACCTCCACCTCGCAGCCCTGGCTGGCGGCGAAGCGGGAAACATTGTTTTTCGAGGCCTCATTATCAACGATAACCTCCAGAAGATCGGCCCCCTGTTCCAGAGCCTCTTTGGTCTTCAGTACCGGTTGTGGGCAGGAAAGGCCCCTACAGTCAAGGGTTTTGACGGTAGCACTCATAACAACACCTTGTGGTTGAAGTAGATTGGATTTCTGCCTGGCAACAAACAGACCGGTCCGCTCGAGGTACCGGGGAGATCAGACGAAAAGATTTCCGCCTTCCCTGGGCCGCGGCCGGAGGCAGGGATGGGTAATCCATCATCCAGAGGGAGGAATGACCGCTGGCCAGTGATCATATCTCAAGCACCATGCCTTCCCGGGCAAAGAAGATCTCCATGTCCCCGCAGGACGGATTCTGGCAGTAGATTTCGGCCATCCCGTCGAGCTGGGTATCGGTCCGCTCGGGATCGTGGTGAAACAGGGCCAACCGCTTGACCCCGGCCCGGCTGGCGGCACCGATTGCATGTTCGATGGAGCTGTGCCCCCATCCCACTTTCCCGTTTTCATACTCTTCCTGGGTGTACTGGGCGTCATGGACCAGGAGATCGGCCCCGGCGAAAAAATTCTCCATCACCCTGTTCTGTTCCCTGGCCGCCTCCTCTCCTTCATGGGCCATCAGTTCATCGTAGGATGGATCATCGGGATCGGTGACAAAGAGATTGCGGAACGGTTCCGTGTCATAGGCGGTGCAGAACACCGAACCGCGGAAGGAAAACCGGTAGCCCAGGGCAGTGATGGGATGGTTGATAATGGTGGTCGCCAGGATGATGCCGTCCCCGAGATCGATGTGCGGATCTTCCTTGAGCCGGGTATAACTGATATCGGCGGCCAGCTCGCCCATGTTCACCGGGAAATAGCGATACTTCATCTGCCCGCCCACCACCTCTTCCAGGGGATCGTCTTCATAGGTTACCGGCCCGAATACTTTGATCCTGGTGCCGGGGATATAGTTGGGAATGAAAAAGGGAAAACCCATGATGTGGTCCCAGTGGGTGTGGGAGAGGTAGATTTCAGTGGATATGGGTCCCTTTGGCAGGTCGTGGGCCAGCATGTGATTTGCCAGCTCGCGGATACCGGAGCCGGCATCGATGATAATGTGCCGGCCGACCTCGGGAAAACGGAGCTCGATACAGGCCGTATTGCCACCATATTTCATGGTTGTCGGGCCGGGACAGGGGATGGAACCACGAACTCCCCAAAAACGTACCTGGATCATACTCACTCTCCTGTCATACCTGCAGAAAGATCTCTGCCTTCAGCAGTTCCTCTTCAATGGCCTCGGACAGGCCGGTGACGGTCGACCACGACAGCCCGGTGATTTCCAGGGCCGTGATCAGCTGGTTCTCGTCCGGATACATGTTGCCGGCATAGCCGATATCGAAAAGACAGACATAGGCGTCGGCCAGAGCGACCGTGGCCACCAGACGTTGAAACGGCTCGCTGGCCTGCTCCGGGGTGTGGTGATAGATGATAGACTCGGTAATGGCCTGGTTCAGGGTCCATTTTTCGGCGATCAGCTGGCCGGTTTCCTGGTGATCCACCTCCAGCATCTCCCGTTCCACCGCCAGCAGGTCGCATCCCTCGCTCCTGGCCCGGCGCAGGACGTCGGCGTACTCATCGCCAAAGGGAATCTTGCCGAGATCATGGAGCAGCCCGGCGACAAAATATTCCTCTCGCTCACCCAGGGGGATATCCTGCTCCTGGGCCAGCAGCTTGGCCAGCACCCCGACCCCGATGGAGTGTTCCCAGAACTTGCGGATGGGGAGGATTCTCGACTTTTTGGTCTGACCGACGCAGCGGATGATGGCCGTGGACAGGGCCAGGTTCTTGACCGTGTTGAGACCGAGCATGATAATCGCCCGGGTCAGGGAGGTAACCTTGTTGACCAGCGAGTAATAGGCCGAGTTGATCAGCTTGAGGACCTGTCCGGTGAGAACGGGATCAAGGGAGATAACCTTGTTGAGATCATTGGGGGCGGTATCAGGCCGGCTGCAGATCTCCAGGACCTTGCTGACCGTGGTGGACAGGCTCGGCATCCTGTCGACAAAGTTCCGGATCTTACGCAGTCGCTTTTCCCGATCACTCATGGCAGCAAAGAAAAATCATTTCCGTGTGGTGTACCTGTCCTGGAGCCTGCTTCGAACAGGGCAGACCATGCTGCCCGCTTTTATTCGAAAATCGCCACAAACTCAAGCAATTGCAAGGTGCTTTTCATGGTCTGTTGTGGCT encodes:
- a CDS encoding RsbRD N-terminal domain-containing protein, with protein sequence MQLAEALKIKKDKILSTWIDRVLDSYASPGFFKSSQDAFANPVGVNIREGLTRLFELLTAGASQDEYASSLDQVIRIRAVQEFTPAQAVAPILELKWVVRQILAGDKDTRPLLADLDSFDCDVDRAALAAFDIYTDCRERLYQQRIRELKSGSYVLTDTPCASALLKRKVQEVPDAT
- the dsrM gene encoding sulfate reduction electron transfer complex DsrMKJOP subunit DsrM — translated: MKYTFPLAAVIALVLIAWIGSQIPGMQYFFGIAVPYLAMALFLGGFCYRVVQWARSPVPFKIPTTCGQGFSLPWIKYDRLEAPVKTSEVVARMFLEITIFRSLWRNTKAEVHSGPKLTYESSKWLWLFALMFHYSFLVIVLRHMRLFLEPVPGWVSFLGASDGFLQIGAPQMYITDATILLGLLLLFGRRLINRQVRYISLANDMFPLFLIFAIVITGILMRFFLRTDIDITAIKRLAVGLVTFQPAITSEIGAIFYVHVFLVSALLAYFPFSKLMHMGGVFLSPTRNMANDTRMRRHINPWNPDIKPHSYDAYEDEFREDMVSMGIPVEKELPPKADD
- the yedF gene encoding sulfurtransferase-like selenium metabolism protein YedF; this encodes MSATVKTLDCRGLSCPQPVLKTKEALEQGADLLEVIVDNEASKNNVSRFAASQGCEVEVVESGDGCFRLTLKGGDGAGTREFDPRDYTCPVETSSGLVYVIASDTMGRGSEELGWALLQTYIQTIKNVDPLPSKIIFYNAGVKLVTSESGALEALQELQERGWRYLPAAPAWTFTSSRPPSRSGPYPTCTISCSPWPARPRSSAPTEKQSSGTTHHE
- a CDS encoding HDOD domain-containing protein is translated as MSDREKRLRKIRNFVDRMPSLSTTVSKVLEICSRPDTAPNDLNKVISLDPVLTGQVLKLINSAYYSLVNKVTSLTRAIIMLGLNTVKNLALSTAIIRCVGQTKKSRILPIRKFWEHSIGVGVLAKLLAQEQDIPLGEREEYFVAGLLHDLGKIPFGDEYADVLRRARSEGCDLLAVEREMLEVDHQETGQLIAEKWTLNQAITESIIYHHTPEQASEPFQRLVATVALADAYVCLFDIGYAGNMYPDENQLITALEITGLSWSTVTGLSEAIEEELLKAEIFLQV
- a CDS encoding carboxy terminal-processing peptidase — encoded protein: MNNALRSRRPLSPAHRAWITCLLFFLLATSVAAKVLPLEFDAGRNRLIAYMLSQQLPAQHFSHKPLDDTLSRNAYDLYLRQLDPRKRFLLKTDVEQLDAFADHIDDELRRGRMVLPDAGMQLLNERIKQVDKWIDEIMDKGFDPNREEYLEVDPKKRQWAADRDALYDRWRRILKMQVLSTYLDLMEEQVKKAGSAETREDGTPALQESESAESRAIDSELWEQAMAKVKKRNHTYLHRLLQETRQEHYNRYFDAVARAFDPHTTYMAPTSREDFDIHMSGSLEGIGALLREDDGHIKVVRIIPGSAAERQGQLQAEDIILSVAEKDGDPVDITDMRIRDAVSYIRGPKGTEVRLTVQKPDGRKVVIPIVRDVVQIEETYVKSTLLKDSKQDPIGYIRVPSFYRDFSATRNGGKGRNVTDDLRRELYKLKEQGISGLILDLRNNGGGALTDAVEISGLFLPGGPVVQVRNSQGMIRILEDEDTNVAWDGPMIVLVNQFSASASEILAAALQDYGRALIIGGAHTHGKGVVQAIMDLNRNLPLLHLKKYDDLGALKVTIQKFYRVNGKSTQLQGVTPDVVVPSGLDYLKSGEKYMDYALPSDQVENVGYHKWRGARFDIGRARSLGAVWVEKSEKFQAIREETEKARVRSEQTRVAVFLAGMKKERRELEQAREEARAAGLLAEDHEQEFTENKEEKSMAAKLEEDPFVQVALYLMEGKVTEEQTASTAR
- a CDS encoding MBL fold metallo-hydrolase; its protein translation is MIQVRFWGVRGSIPCPGPTTMKYGGNTACIELRFPEVGRHIIIDAGSGIRELANHMLAHDLPKGPISTEIYLSHTHWDHIMGFPFFIPNYIPGTRIKVFGPVTYEDDPLEEVVGGQMKYRYFPVNMGELAADISYTRLKEDPHIDLGDGIILATTIINHPITALGYRFSFRGSVFCTAYDTEPFRNLFVTDPDDPSYDELMAHEGEEAAREQNRVMENFFAGADLLVHDAQYTQEEYENGKVGWGHSSIEHAIGAASRAGVKRLALFHHDPERTDTQLDGMAEIYCQNPSCGDMEIFFAREGMVLEI